The following proteins come from a genomic window of Trifolium pratense cultivar HEN17-A07 linkage group LG4, ARS_RC_1.1, whole genome shotgun sequence:
- the LOC123924460 gene encoding alpha-glucan water dikinase, chloroplastic isoform X1 — protein MSHSIFHQTLLCQTQSVAEHQSKLNSRGGTANTLFQSQSVDKEKKLLLSTNFRGNKLFVRKRKVVMGRNQAIPRAVLTSNAGSQGLEQLSEKFNLDGNIELQVSVGSSGSGAATQVDVQLSNTSGPFVLHWGIICQSQGKWVLPSRHPDGTQVYKNRALRTPFVKSGSGSLLRIEIDDPAAQAIEFLIIDEAQNKWYKNHGDNFHIKLPVKDKLVQQVSVPEDLVQIQAYIRWERKGKQSYNPEQEKEEYEAARRELLEEVSRGTSIQDIRARLTNKASEGEVKEPNKANAAEVNKPSASKTKTIPEELVQIQAFIRWEKSGKPNYSPEQQLIEFEEARKELQAELEKGASVDEIQKKITKGEIQTKVSKQLKTQKYFRSERIQRKKRDLTQLINKNAAENIDQQIVDAYQQSIDAPKTLTVIERYAKAREEFDTGSVLNRKIYKLANNDLLVLITKDGGKIKVHLATDYKIPVTLHWALSRTTPGEWLEPPAGSIPPGSVIMDKAVETPFKAGSSSDPSSEVQSLDIEVNDETFGGLTFVILSDGQWLKNNGSDFSIEFGGKKQIQKDVGDGKGTAKSLLDKIAEVESEAQKSFMHRFNIAADLIDQAKNGGQLGLAGILVWMRFMATRQLIWNKNYNVKPREISKAQDRLTELLQNVYASYPQYREVVRMILSTVGRGGEGDVGQRIRDEILVIQSKNHCKGGMMEEWHQKLHNNTSPDDVVICQALIDYISSDFDISVYWKTLNDNGITKERLLSYDRAIRNEPNFSRDQKEGLLRDLGHYMRTLKAVHSGADLESAITNCLGYKSEGQGFMVGVQINPVPGLPSGFTELAQFVMEHVEEKNVEPLLEGLLEARQDLRPLLNKSQSRLKDLLFLDIALDSTVRTAVERAYEELNNAGPEKIMYFICLVLENLALSSDDNEDLIYCLKGWNLALSMCKGKDTQWALYAKSVLDRTRLALTNKAESYQKILQPSAEYLGSLLGVENWAVEIFTEEIIRAGSAASLSTLVNRLDPVLRKTANLGSWQVISPIETVGYVEVVDELLAVQNKSYERPTILIAKSVKGEEEIPDGTVAVLTPDMPDVLSHVSVRARNSKVCFATCFDPDIFADLQSNKGKLLRLKPTSAEVVYSEVKEGEDIDDKSTDLKEDGSVPTLSLVRKQFSGRYAISSEEFTGEMVGAKSRNISYLKGKVPSWVGIPTSVAIPFGVFEHVLSDKSNQVVAEKVNILKKKLTEGDFSALKEIRETVLELNAPPKLVEELKTTMKGSGMPWPGDEGEQRWGQAWKAIKKVWGSKWNERAYFSTRKVKLDHDYLSMSVLVQEVINADYAFVIHTTNPTSGDSSEIYTEVVKGLGETLVGAYPGRALSFICKKHDLNSPQVLGYPSKPIGLFIRRSIIFRSDSNGEDLEGYAGAGLYDSVPMDEEDKVVLDYSSDKLMIDGSFRQSIMSSIARAGHAIEELYGTPQDIEGVIKDGKVYVVQTRPQV, from the exons GGCCTGGAGCAGCTTTCGGAGAAGTTCAACCTCGATGGAAATATTGAATTGCAG GTCAGTGTTGGTTCTTCAGGATCAGGAGCCGCAACACAAGTAGATGTTCAGCTTTCAAATACTAGTGGCCCTTTTGTTTTACATTGGGGAATTATATGTCAAAGTCAAGG GAAGTGGGTACTTCCTTCTCGTCACCCAGATGGAACTCAAGTTTATAAGAATAGAGCTCTCAGAACTCCTTTTGTTAAA TCTGGGTCAGGATCCTTACTTAGGATAGAAATTGACGATCCTGCCGCACAAGCCATCGAGTTCCTTATAATTGACGAAGCTCAGAATAAGTG GTATAAAAACCATGGCGACAACTTTCACATCAAGTTACCAGTAAAAGATAAGCTAGTTCAGCAAGTTTCAGTTCCTGAAGACCTTGTACAAATTCAAGCATATATTAGGTGGGAACGAAAGGGTAAGCAGTCATACAACCCAGAGCAAGAGAAG GAGGAATATGAAGCGGCTCGACGTGAATTACTGGAGGAAGTATCTAGGGGTACTTCTATACAAGACATTCGTGCAAGGTTGACTAATAAAGCTAGCGAGGGTGAAGTAAAGGAGCCTAACAAAGCTAATGCTGCTGAAGTAAATAAGCCTTCTGCTTCAAAAACAAAGACCATCCCTGAGGAACTTGTACAGATTCAAGCTTTTATACGCTGGGAAAAATCTGGGAAGCCTAATTATTCTCCAGAACAACAACTT ATTGAATTTGAGGAAGCAAGAAAAGAGTTGCAAGCTGAGCTTGAGAAGGGTGCCTCTGTGGAtgagatacaaaagaagattaCCAAAGGAGAGATACAAACCAAAGTTTCCAAGcaattgaaaacccaaaaatactTTCGCTCTGAACGAATACAACGGAAAAAGAGAGATCTGACGCAGCTTATCAACAAAAATGCCGCTGAAAACATAGACCAACAAATTGTAGATGCATACCAACAATCTATAGATGCTCCAAAGACTTTGACAGTAATTGAAAGATATGCCAAGGCAAGGGAGGAATTTGATACGGGTAGTGTTTTgaatagaaaaatatacaagCTTGCTAATAATGATCTATTG GTCCTCATTACCAAAGATGGTGGTAAGATAAAGGTTCACCTGGCTACAGACTACAAAATACCTGTTACACTTCACTGGGCCTTATCTAGAACAACACCTGGAGAGTGGTTG GAACCACCGGCAGGTTCTATACCCCCTGGGTCTGTTATTATGGATAAGGCTGTAGAAACACCTTTTAAAGCCGGTTCTTCATCTGATCCTTCTTCTGAG GTCCAGTCTTTAGATATAGAGGTCAATGATGAAACATTTGGAGGATTAACTTTTGTCATTCTATCAGACGGACAGTGGTTAAAGAACAACGGATCAGATTTTTCTATTGAATTTGGTGGGAAGAAGCAGATACAAAAG GATGTTGGTGATGGCAAAGGTACAGCTAAGTCCTTGCTGGATAAAATAGCAGAAGTGGAAAGTGAGGCACAAAAGTCCTTTATGCATAG atttaatattgcAGCGGATTTGATAGATCAGGCCAAAAATGGTGGTCAATTGGGTCTTGCGGGTATTTTGGTGTGGATGAGATTTATGGCTACGAGACAGCTCATATGGAACAAAAATTACAACGTGAAGCCACG TGAGATAAGTAAAGCCCAGGATAGGCTTACAGAGTTGCTCCAGAATGTTTATGCAAGTTATCCACAGTACAGGGAAGTTGTGAGGATGATCCTTTCTACTGTTGGTCGTGGAGGTGAAGGTGATGTGGGACAGCGTATTCGAGACGAAATCCTTGTCATCCAG AGTAAAAATCATTGCAAGGGTGGAATGATGGAGGAATGGCACCAAAAGTTACACAATAATACTAGTCCTGATGATGTTGTAATCTGTCAG GCACTAATTGATTATATAAGTAGCGACTTTGATATTTCTGTTTATTGGAAAACATTGAATGACAATGGAATAACAAAAGAACGTCTTCTGAGTTATGACCGTGCCATCCGTAACGAACCCAATTTTAGTAGAGATCAGAAGGAAGGTCTTTTGCGAGATCTGGGACACTACATGAGGACATTGAAG GCAGTTCATTCAGGTGCAGATCTTGAATCAGCTATTACAAACTGCTTAGGCTACAAATCTGAG GGTCAGGGCTTCATGGTTGGGGTGCAGATAAATCCAGTGCCTGGTTTGCCATCTGGTTTTACT GAATTAGCTCAGTTTGTCATGGAACATGTTGAAGAAAAGAATGTTGAACCTCTGCTTGAG GGTTTGCTAGAGGCTCGTCAGGATCTACGACCATTACTCAATAAGTCCCAAAGTCGCCTGAAAGatcttttatttttggatattGCCCTTGATTCTACGGTTAGAACAGCAGTAGAAAGGGCATATGAGGAATTAAATAATGCTGGACCTGAG AAAATAATGTACTTTATCTGCTTGGTACTTGAAAACCTTGCACTTTCATCAGACGACAATGAAGATCTCATCTACTGTTTGAAG gGATGGAATCTTGCCTTAAGCATGTGTAAAGGTAAAGACACTCAGTGGGCATTGTATGCAAAGTCAGTCCTTGACAGAACACGCCTTGCACTCACAAATAAGGCAGAGTCATACCAGAAAATTCTTCAGCCATCGGCTGAATATCTTGGATCATTACTTGGCGTGGAAAATTGGGCT GTGGAAATATTTACTGAAGAAATTATCCGTGCTGGATCTGCAGCTTCTTTGTCTACTCTTGTAAATCGACTAGATCCTGTACTCCGAAAGACTGCTAATCTTGGAAG TTGGCAGGTTATTAGCCCAATTGAAACTGTTGGATATGTTGAGGTCGTGGATGAGTTGCTAGCTGTTCAAAACAAATCATATGAGCGACCTACAATTTTGATAGCCAAGAGCGTGAAGGGAGAAGAGGAAATTCCAGATGGTACAGTTGCTGTCTTGACACCTGATATGCCAGATGTCCTTTCTCATGTATCTGTGCGAGCAAGAAATAGCAAG GTGTGTTTTGCGACATGTTTTGATCCCGATATCTTTGCTGACCTCCAATCAAATAAAGGAAAGCTCCTGCGCTTAAAGCCTACGTCTGCTGAGGTAGTTTACAG TGAGGTCAAGGAGGGTGAGGATATTGATGACAAATCAACCGACCTGAAAGAAGATGGTTCTGTTCCAACTTTATCTTTGGTCAGAAAGCAGTTCAGTGGTAGATATGCTATCTCATCTGAAGAATTCACTGGTGAAATG GTTGGAGCTAAATCTCGTAATATCTCTTACTTGAAAGGAAAGGTGCCTTCTTGGGTAGGAATACCTACCTCGGTTGCCATACCATTTGGAGTTTTTGAACATGTTCTCTCTGATAAGTCAAATCAG GTTGTGGCTGAGAAGGtcaatattttgaaaaagaagttAACTGAAGGAGACTTCAGTGCCCTCAAGGAGATTCGTGAAACAGTTTTAGAGTTGAATGCACCACCCAAGTTG GTAGAGGAATTGAAAACTACAATGAAGGGTTCTGGGATGCCTTGGCCGGGTGATGAAGGTGAACAACGCTGGGGACAGGCATGGAAGGCTATAAAAAAA GTGTGGGGCTCAAAGTGGAATGAAAGAGCGTACTTCAGCACAAGAAAAGTAAAACTGGACCACGATTATCTTTCCATGTCCGTCCTTGTACAGGAAGTGATTAATGCTGACTATGCTTTTGTCATCCACACAACCAATCCAACCTCTGGAGACTCTTCAGAAATATATACAGAg GTTGTAAAGGGACTAGGTGAAACACTGGTTGGAGCTTATCCTGGCCGTGCTTTGAGTTTTATCTGCAAAAAACATGATTTGAACTCTCCTCAG GTCTTGGGTTATCCTAGCAAACCTATTGGGCTATTTATAAGACGGTCAATAATTTTCCGGTCTGATTCCAATGGTGAAGATCTTGAAGGTTATGCTGGTGCTGGTCTTTATGACAG TGTGCCAATGGATGAAGAGGATAAAGTGGTGCTAGATTACTCATCAGATAAACTGATGATTGATGGCAGTTTTCGCCAGTCAATCATGTCAAGCATTGCCCGTGCAGGACATGCAATTGAAGAGTTGTATGGCACTCCTCAGGACATTGAAGGTGTCATCAAGGATGGAAAAGTCTATGTTGTCCAGACCAGACCACAAGTGTAG
- the LOC123924460 gene encoding alpha-glucan water dikinase, chloroplastic isoform X2, which translates to MSHSIFHQTLLCQTQSVAEHQSKLNSRGGTANTLFQSQSVDKEKKLLLSTNFRGNKLFVRKRKVVMGRNQAIPRAVLTSNAGSQLSEKFNLDGNIELQVSVGSSGSGAATQVDVQLSNTSGPFVLHWGIICQSQGKWVLPSRHPDGTQVYKNRALRTPFVKSGSGSLLRIEIDDPAAQAIEFLIIDEAQNKWYKNHGDNFHIKLPVKDKLVQQVSVPEDLVQIQAYIRWERKGKQSYNPEQEKEEYEAARRELLEEVSRGTSIQDIRARLTNKASEGEVKEPNKANAAEVNKPSASKTKTIPEELVQIQAFIRWEKSGKPNYSPEQQLIEFEEARKELQAELEKGASVDEIQKKITKGEIQTKVSKQLKTQKYFRSERIQRKKRDLTQLINKNAAENIDQQIVDAYQQSIDAPKTLTVIERYAKAREEFDTGSVLNRKIYKLANNDLLVLITKDGGKIKVHLATDYKIPVTLHWALSRTTPGEWLEPPAGSIPPGSVIMDKAVETPFKAGSSSDPSSEVQSLDIEVNDETFGGLTFVILSDGQWLKNNGSDFSIEFGGKKQIQKDVGDGKGTAKSLLDKIAEVESEAQKSFMHRFNIAADLIDQAKNGGQLGLAGILVWMRFMATRQLIWNKNYNVKPREISKAQDRLTELLQNVYASYPQYREVVRMILSTVGRGGEGDVGQRIRDEILVIQSKNHCKGGMMEEWHQKLHNNTSPDDVVICQALIDYISSDFDISVYWKTLNDNGITKERLLSYDRAIRNEPNFSRDQKEGLLRDLGHYMRTLKAVHSGADLESAITNCLGYKSEGQGFMVGVQINPVPGLPSGFTELAQFVMEHVEEKNVEPLLEGLLEARQDLRPLLNKSQSRLKDLLFLDIALDSTVRTAVERAYEELNNAGPEKIMYFICLVLENLALSSDDNEDLIYCLKGWNLALSMCKGKDTQWALYAKSVLDRTRLALTNKAESYQKILQPSAEYLGSLLGVENWAVEIFTEEIIRAGSAASLSTLVNRLDPVLRKTANLGSWQVISPIETVGYVEVVDELLAVQNKSYERPTILIAKSVKGEEEIPDGTVAVLTPDMPDVLSHVSVRARNSKVCFATCFDPDIFADLQSNKGKLLRLKPTSAEVVYSEVKEGEDIDDKSTDLKEDGSVPTLSLVRKQFSGRYAISSEEFTGEMVGAKSRNISYLKGKVPSWVGIPTSVAIPFGVFEHVLSDKSNQVVAEKVNILKKKLTEGDFSALKEIRETVLELNAPPKLVEELKTTMKGSGMPWPGDEGEQRWGQAWKAIKKVWGSKWNERAYFSTRKVKLDHDYLSMSVLVQEVINADYAFVIHTTNPTSGDSSEIYTEVVKGLGETLVGAYPGRALSFICKKHDLNSPQVLGYPSKPIGLFIRRSIIFRSDSNGEDLEGYAGAGLYDSVPMDEEDKVVLDYSSDKLMIDGSFRQSIMSSIARAGHAIEELYGTPQDIEGVIKDGKVYVVQTRPQV; encoded by the exons CTTTCGGAGAAGTTCAACCTCGATGGAAATATTGAATTGCAG GTCAGTGTTGGTTCTTCAGGATCAGGAGCCGCAACACAAGTAGATGTTCAGCTTTCAAATACTAGTGGCCCTTTTGTTTTACATTGGGGAATTATATGTCAAAGTCAAGG GAAGTGGGTACTTCCTTCTCGTCACCCAGATGGAACTCAAGTTTATAAGAATAGAGCTCTCAGAACTCCTTTTGTTAAA TCTGGGTCAGGATCCTTACTTAGGATAGAAATTGACGATCCTGCCGCACAAGCCATCGAGTTCCTTATAATTGACGAAGCTCAGAATAAGTG GTATAAAAACCATGGCGACAACTTTCACATCAAGTTACCAGTAAAAGATAAGCTAGTTCAGCAAGTTTCAGTTCCTGAAGACCTTGTACAAATTCAAGCATATATTAGGTGGGAACGAAAGGGTAAGCAGTCATACAACCCAGAGCAAGAGAAG GAGGAATATGAAGCGGCTCGACGTGAATTACTGGAGGAAGTATCTAGGGGTACTTCTATACAAGACATTCGTGCAAGGTTGACTAATAAAGCTAGCGAGGGTGAAGTAAAGGAGCCTAACAAAGCTAATGCTGCTGAAGTAAATAAGCCTTCTGCTTCAAAAACAAAGACCATCCCTGAGGAACTTGTACAGATTCAAGCTTTTATACGCTGGGAAAAATCTGGGAAGCCTAATTATTCTCCAGAACAACAACTT ATTGAATTTGAGGAAGCAAGAAAAGAGTTGCAAGCTGAGCTTGAGAAGGGTGCCTCTGTGGAtgagatacaaaagaagattaCCAAAGGAGAGATACAAACCAAAGTTTCCAAGcaattgaaaacccaaaaatactTTCGCTCTGAACGAATACAACGGAAAAAGAGAGATCTGACGCAGCTTATCAACAAAAATGCCGCTGAAAACATAGACCAACAAATTGTAGATGCATACCAACAATCTATAGATGCTCCAAAGACTTTGACAGTAATTGAAAGATATGCCAAGGCAAGGGAGGAATTTGATACGGGTAGTGTTTTgaatagaaaaatatacaagCTTGCTAATAATGATCTATTG GTCCTCATTACCAAAGATGGTGGTAAGATAAAGGTTCACCTGGCTACAGACTACAAAATACCTGTTACACTTCACTGGGCCTTATCTAGAACAACACCTGGAGAGTGGTTG GAACCACCGGCAGGTTCTATACCCCCTGGGTCTGTTATTATGGATAAGGCTGTAGAAACACCTTTTAAAGCCGGTTCTTCATCTGATCCTTCTTCTGAG GTCCAGTCTTTAGATATAGAGGTCAATGATGAAACATTTGGAGGATTAACTTTTGTCATTCTATCAGACGGACAGTGGTTAAAGAACAACGGATCAGATTTTTCTATTGAATTTGGTGGGAAGAAGCAGATACAAAAG GATGTTGGTGATGGCAAAGGTACAGCTAAGTCCTTGCTGGATAAAATAGCAGAAGTGGAAAGTGAGGCACAAAAGTCCTTTATGCATAG atttaatattgcAGCGGATTTGATAGATCAGGCCAAAAATGGTGGTCAATTGGGTCTTGCGGGTATTTTGGTGTGGATGAGATTTATGGCTACGAGACAGCTCATATGGAACAAAAATTACAACGTGAAGCCACG TGAGATAAGTAAAGCCCAGGATAGGCTTACAGAGTTGCTCCAGAATGTTTATGCAAGTTATCCACAGTACAGGGAAGTTGTGAGGATGATCCTTTCTACTGTTGGTCGTGGAGGTGAAGGTGATGTGGGACAGCGTATTCGAGACGAAATCCTTGTCATCCAG AGTAAAAATCATTGCAAGGGTGGAATGATGGAGGAATGGCACCAAAAGTTACACAATAATACTAGTCCTGATGATGTTGTAATCTGTCAG GCACTAATTGATTATATAAGTAGCGACTTTGATATTTCTGTTTATTGGAAAACATTGAATGACAATGGAATAACAAAAGAACGTCTTCTGAGTTATGACCGTGCCATCCGTAACGAACCCAATTTTAGTAGAGATCAGAAGGAAGGTCTTTTGCGAGATCTGGGACACTACATGAGGACATTGAAG GCAGTTCATTCAGGTGCAGATCTTGAATCAGCTATTACAAACTGCTTAGGCTACAAATCTGAG GGTCAGGGCTTCATGGTTGGGGTGCAGATAAATCCAGTGCCTGGTTTGCCATCTGGTTTTACT GAATTAGCTCAGTTTGTCATGGAACATGTTGAAGAAAAGAATGTTGAACCTCTGCTTGAG GGTTTGCTAGAGGCTCGTCAGGATCTACGACCATTACTCAATAAGTCCCAAAGTCGCCTGAAAGatcttttatttttggatattGCCCTTGATTCTACGGTTAGAACAGCAGTAGAAAGGGCATATGAGGAATTAAATAATGCTGGACCTGAG AAAATAATGTACTTTATCTGCTTGGTACTTGAAAACCTTGCACTTTCATCAGACGACAATGAAGATCTCATCTACTGTTTGAAG gGATGGAATCTTGCCTTAAGCATGTGTAAAGGTAAAGACACTCAGTGGGCATTGTATGCAAAGTCAGTCCTTGACAGAACACGCCTTGCACTCACAAATAAGGCAGAGTCATACCAGAAAATTCTTCAGCCATCGGCTGAATATCTTGGATCATTACTTGGCGTGGAAAATTGGGCT GTGGAAATATTTACTGAAGAAATTATCCGTGCTGGATCTGCAGCTTCTTTGTCTACTCTTGTAAATCGACTAGATCCTGTACTCCGAAAGACTGCTAATCTTGGAAG TTGGCAGGTTATTAGCCCAATTGAAACTGTTGGATATGTTGAGGTCGTGGATGAGTTGCTAGCTGTTCAAAACAAATCATATGAGCGACCTACAATTTTGATAGCCAAGAGCGTGAAGGGAGAAGAGGAAATTCCAGATGGTACAGTTGCTGTCTTGACACCTGATATGCCAGATGTCCTTTCTCATGTATCTGTGCGAGCAAGAAATAGCAAG GTGTGTTTTGCGACATGTTTTGATCCCGATATCTTTGCTGACCTCCAATCAAATAAAGGAAAGCTCCTGCGCTTAAAGCCTACGTCTGCTGAGGTAGTTTACAG TGAGGTCAAGGAGGGTGAGGATATTGATGACAAATCAACCGACCTGAAAGAAGATGGTTCTGTTCCAACTTTATCTTTGGTCAGAAAGCAGTTCAGTGGTAGATATGCTATCTCATCTGAAGAATTCACTGGTGAAATG GTTGGAGCTAAATCTCGTAATATCTCTTACTTGAAAGGAAAGGTGCCTTCTTGGGTAGGAATACCTACCTCGGTTGCCATACCATTTGGAGTTTTTGAACATGTTCTCTCTGATAAGTCAAATCAG GTTGTGGCTGAGAAGGtcaatattttgaaaaagaagttAACTGAAGGAGACTTCAGTGCCCTCAAGGAGATTCGTGAAACAGTTTTAGAGTTGAATGCACCACCCAAGTTG GTAGAGGAATTGAAAACTACAATGAAGGGTTCTGGGATGCCTTGGCCGGGTGATGAAGGTGAACAACGCTGGGGACAGGCATGGAAGGCTATAAAAAAA GTGTGGGGCTCAAAGTGGAATGAAAGAGCGTACTTCAGCACAAGAAAAGTAAAACTGGACCACGATTATCTTTCCATGTCCGTCCTTGTACAGGAAGTGATTAATGCTGACTATGCTTTTGTCATCCACACAACCAATCCAACCTCTGGAGACTCTTCAGAAATATATACAGAg GTTGTAAAGGGACTAGGTGAAACACTGGTTGGAGCTTATCCTGGCCGTGCTTTGAGTTTTATCTGCAAAAAACATGATTTGAACTCTCCTCAG GTCTTGGGTTATCCTAGCAAACCTATTGGGCTATTTATAAGACGGTCAATAATTTTCCGGTCTGATTCCAATGGTGAAGATCTTGAAGGTTATGCTGGTGCTGGTCTTTATGACAG TGTGCCAATGGATGAAGAGGATAAAGTGGTGCTAGATTACTCATCAGATAAACTGATGATTGATGGCAGTTTTCGCCAGTCAATCATGTCAAGCATTGCCCGTGCAGGACATGCAATTGAAGAGTTGTATGGCACTCCTCAGGACATTGAAGGTGTCATCAAGGATGGAAAAGTCTATGTTGTCCAGACCAGACCACAAGTGTAG